In Gossypium hirsutum isolate 1008001.06 chromosome D06, Gossypium_hirsutum_v2.1, whole genome shotgun sequence, one genomic interval encodes:
- the LOC107901624 gene encoding probable WRKY transcription factor 40 (The RefSeq protein has 1 substitution compared to this genomic sequence) encodes MEPAWVDTTLDLNINPCFRTNKAMKREFEGDVVESAPVKYESGVLVEELNRVSAENKKLTKMLTVLCEQYYSLQHQFMEFVNKNPEIETAAAATTSSSKKRKAECEDYGANMIGFSGNTETSSSDDGSPKTPKDCIKPKVSRVQVRTNPSDNSLIVRDGYQWRKYGQKVTRDNPCPRAYFKCSFAPSCPVKKKVQRSAEDPSILVATYEGEHNHHEHHHSPPAEISLSSNNNTPSSNTGSGPVSSAPTKASAPTVTLELLQPGLGGDETERAALQIDAPAIQQILVHQMAASLSRDPNFTAALAAAISGRAV; translated from the exons ATGGAACCAGCTTGGGTGGATACTACTTTGGATCTCAACATCAACCCTTGTTTTCGCACCAACAAAGCTATG AAACGAGAATTTGAGGGAGATGTGGTCGAGTCGGCACCAGTTAAATATGAG aGTGGAGTGTTGGTGGAGGAATTGAATCGGGTCAGCGCCGAGAACAAGAAGCTAACTAAGATGCTAACAGTTCTATGCGAACAGTATTACTCTTTGCAGCACCAATTCATGGAATTTGTCAACAAGAACCCTGAAATTGAAACTGCTGCTGCTGCAACAACATCATCatcaaagaagagaaaagctgaatGTGAGGATTATGGTGCCAACATGATTGGATTTAGTGGAAACACTGAGACCAGCTCTAGTGATGATGGCTCACCTAAAACTCCCAAGGACTGCATTAAACCTAAGGTTTCCAGGGTTCAAGTCCGCACAAATCCTTCTGATAATAGCCTG ATAGTAAGGGATGGATATCAATGGCGAAAATATGGTCAAAAAGTCACAAGAGATAACCCCTGTCCCAGAGCATACTTCAAGTGCTCTTTTGCCCCAAGTTGTCCGGTCAAGAAAAAG GTGCAAAGAAGTGCTGAAGACCCATCTATCTTGGTGGCAACATATGAAGGAGAGCACAACCACCATGAGCACCACCATTCTCCACCCGCTGAAATATCTTTAAGCTCCAACAACAACACCCCTAGTTCCAACACTGGTTCGGGTCCTGTTTCATCTGCCCCAACCAAAGCTTCAGCTCCCACTGTAACACTGGAGCTGCTTCAACCTGGTTTGGGCGGCGATGAAACCGAAAGGGCAGCCCTACAAATCGATGCACCAGCAATCCAACAGATTTTAGTTCATCAAATGGCGGCTTCTTTGAGCAGAGACCCCAATTTCACGGCAGCCCTTGCTGCAGCCATTTCAGGAGGAGCTGTGTAG